In Cicer arietinum cultivar CDC Frontier isolate Library 1 chromosome 1, Cicar.CDCFrontier_v2.0, whole genome shotgun sequence, one DNA window encodes the following:
- the LOC101490641 gene encoding protein FAR1-RELATED SEQUENCE 4: MDSSVVMGNSVQEPNNEMEFESHEAAYAFYKEYAKSVGFGTAKLSSRRSRASKEFIDAKFSCIRYGNKQQSDDAINPRPSPKIGCKASMHVKRRQDGKWYVYSFVKEHNHELLPAQAHFFRSHRNSDPLSNDVRMRRRKNSTPGSKLFSSYQNVDCLENFMMKHQHDKGRSLVLEVGHAQLLLELFMHMQEENPKFFYAVDLNEEHRLRNVFWVDSKGLEDFSYFSDVVSFDTTYFTSKYKIPLVLFIGVNHHVQPTLLGCALIADETVYTYAWLLQTWFVAMGERAPQVFLTDQNDAIKAAVAAVFPGTRHCFCLWHVLEKIPKQLEFLSTWHDSFMEKFNKCIFKSWTEEQFERRWWKLVDRFKLRDVKWVQSLYDDRACWVPTFMRDISFVGLSSNSRSEILNSFFDKYVQVDTSLREFIEQYRLILEDRNEEEAKANFDAWHETPELKSPSPFEKQLLLVYTHEIFQKFQFEVLGASACHLKKENDGVITTYNVKDFENIQNYMVEWNTSNSDICCSCHLFEYKGYLCRHAIVVLQMSGVFSIPTKYILKRWTNAALSRHPIGEKLEEVQSKVRRFNDLCRRAIILGEEGSLSQESYYIALEALSEALKQCANLNNSVENAALATHVGCNVEEEYQSIIASNDNVSDPKMNTGKKALRTGVASRSLVSVETVEGNKGKVPQLGAASGNDGFQQMEPTDLRSHNMMPMQFHSMVPVLFHNVSSPFHAAASTHLHDNHLPP; the protein is encoded by the exons AAGCTGCATATGCATTTTACAAAGAATATGCTAAATCTGTAGGGTTTGGTACTGCTAAATTGAGCAGTCGCCGATCTAGGGCATCAAAGGAATTTATTGATGCTAAATTTTCATGTATAAGATATGGTAATAAGCAACAATCTGATGATGCAATTAATCCACGCCCTTCCCCGAAAATCGGTTGTAAAGCTAGCATGCATGTTAAGAGAAGACAAGATGGTAAATGGTATGTTTATAGCTTTGTGAAGGAGCATAATCATGAGCTTTTACCTGCTCAAGCTCATTTCTTTCGAAGTCATAGGAATTCTGATCCATTAAGTAATGATGTTCGGATGCGACGGAGGAAGAATTCGACCCCAGGTAGTAAATTATTTAGTTCATATCAGAATGTTGATTGTTTAGAGAATTTTATGATGAAACATCAACATGACAAAGGAAGAAGTTTGGTTTTAGAAGTAGGGCATGCCCAATTGCTTCTTGAACTCTTCATGCACATGCAGGAAGAAAATCCAAAATTCTTCTATGCAGTTGATTTGAACGAAGAGCATCGACTTAGAAATGTGTTCTGGGTTGATTCTAAAGGTTTGGaagatttttcttatttttccgATGTTGTTTCTTTTGACACAACATATTTCACTAGCAAGTATAAAATACCATTGGTACTTTTCATTGGAGTTAACCATCATGTTCAACCAACGTTGCTTGGATGTGCATTGATAGCTGATGAGACAGTGTATACTTACGCCTGGTTACTGCAAACTTGGTTTGTAGCAATGGGGGAACGGGCTCCACAAGTGTTTCTGACTGACCAAAACGACGCTATTAAAGCTGCTGTTGCTGCTGTTTTTCCCGGAACACGTCATTGTTTTTGTTTGTGGCATGTTTTGGAAAAGATACCAAAACAGCTTGAATTTTTAAGTACATGGCATGATAGTTTTATGGAAAAGTTCAACAAATGTATATTTAAATCATGGACAGAGGAACAATTTGAAAGGAGATGGTGGAAGCTGGTTGACAGGTTTAAACTTAGAGATGTTAAGTGGGTTCAATCCTTGTATGATGATCGTGCATGTTGGGTGCCAACTTTTATGAGGGATATTTCTTTTGTGGGCTTGTCTTCTAACTCACGCTCggaaattttaaattctttttttgacaaatatgtCCAAGTTGATACTTCATTAAGAGAATTTATAGAACAGTACCGACTGATTCTTGAAGATAGAAATGAAGAGGAAGCCAAAGCAAATTTTGATGCTTGGCATGAAACTCCTGAATTAAAGTCTCCTTCCCCTTTTGAAAAACAACTGTTGTTAGTTTACACACATGAAATCTTTCAAAAGTTTCAGTTTGAGGTTTTAGGCGCTTCTGCTTGCCAtctaaagaaagaaaatgatgGTGTAATTACTACTTATAATGTGAAAGACTTTGAAAATATTCAGAACTACATGGTAGAGTGGAACACATCAAACTCAGATATATGCTGTTCTTGTCACTTGTTTGAATATAAAGGTTACCTCTGTAGACATGCAATTGTCGTTCTACAAATGTCTGGTGTTTTTAGCATCCCAACAAAGTATATATTGAAAAGATGGACAAATGCTGCTTTAAGTAGGCATCCTATTGGTGAAAAATTGGAAGAGGTTCAGTCGAAGGTCCGGAGATTTAACGATTTATGTAGACGAGCCATAATATTGGGTGAAGAAGGTTCTTTATCCCAAGAAAGTTACTATATTGCTTTAGAAGCCTTAAGTGAAGCTCTAAAGCAATGTGCAAATTTGAACAACTCTGTTGAGAATGCAGCCTTAGCTACCCATGTTGGTTGCAATGTTGAAGAAGAGTATCAATCTATTATTGCATCTAATGATAACGTCTCGGATCCAAAAATGAATACGGGTAAGAAGGCTCTGAGGACTGGTGTGGCTAGTAGGAGTCTAGTAAGCGTTGAAACTGTTGAAGGAAATAAAGGAAAG GTACCTCAGCTTGGAGCAGCAAGTGGTAACGATGGTTTTCAACAAATG GAGCCTACTGATCTAAGGTCACATAATATGATGCCAATGCAGTTTCACAGCATGGTGCCGGTTCTGTTCCATAATGTTTCTTCTCCATTTCACGCTGCAGCGTCAACTCATTTGCATGACAATCATCTTCCTCCTTAG